The following proteins are co-located in the Flectobacillus major DSM 103 genome:
- a CDS encoding barstar family protein, giving the protein MANFKILSDLCTKISDHKTLVVMVDGELNTTVKEFYTNIAASLKFPEEFGANLDAFDEMINDLEWLSEKNIFLVFRNYDEFLSEENDELREIILTILDDAAEEWRRDDDLKSIKILIEPSELGVDDLETIGITYEDEA; this is encoded by the coding sequence ATGGCTAATTTCAAAATTCTCAGTGACTTGTGTACAAAAATATCAGACCACAAAACTTTAGTTGTAATGGTGGATGGCGAATTAAACACAACTGTTAAAGAGTTTTATACTAATATCGCAGCAAGCTTAAAATTTCCTGAAGAATTTGGGGCTAACTTAGATGCTTTCGACGAAATGATTAATGACTTAGAATGGCTCAGCGAGAAAAATATTTTCTTGGTTTTTAGAAATTATGATGAGTTCTTATCAGAAGAGAATGATGAGTTACGTGAAATTATCTTGACAATACTGGATGATGCAGCCGAAGAATGGCGACGAGATGATGACCTTAAATCTATTAAGATATTGATTGAACCTTCAGAGCTGGGGGTAGATGATTTAGAAACAATTGGTATTACTTACGAAGATGAAGCATAA
- a CDS encoding ribonuclease domain-containing protein, with translation MSILKYIKGLFLLVIFLLGSSSFVTSASVQEHQYDFQSKKKKHRAKHDKELYDYKSRQNAQNQRIQSTGDIPQKAFDILRYVKENGRAKEGYVGGRKFSNYEKLLPTEDEKGQKIVYQEWDVNPKIQGKNRGAERMVTGSDGKAYYTSDHYRTFQLIPAKQLQH, from the coding sequence ATGTCAATTCTCAAATATATAAAAGGCCTTTTCTTGCTTGTCATTTTTTTACTAGGAAGCTCTTCTTTTGTTACCTCGGCTTCTGTCCAAGAGCATCAGTATGACTTTCAAAGTAAAAAGAAAAAACATAGAGCCAAACACGATAAAGAGCTATATGACTATAAAAGTCGTCAAAACGCTCAAAATCAACGTATCCAATCTACTGGAGATATTCCTCAAAAAGCTTTTGATATTTTACGATATGTTAAAGAAAATGGCCGCGCCAAAGAAGGTTATGTGGGTGGCAGAAAGTTTAGTAATTACGAAAAATTACTTCCAACAGAAGACGAAAAAGGTCAAAAAATCGTATATCAAGAATGGGACGTAAACCCCAAAATACAAGGGAAAAATCGTGGTGCTGAAAGAATGGTAACAGGCTCAGATGGAAAAGCCTATTATACATCTGACCACTACCGTACTTTCCAATTAATTCCTGCAAAACAGTTACAACACTAA
- a CDS encoding alpha/beta hydrolase family protein, producing MKKPLYAAVFLLASLSAYAQQPQSLPPNAKKKLTHDVYDGWKEIPDKQISPDGNHIVYALNPQEGDGRVVIYTTKTAKEDSVRRGADITLTDDSQFAVFKIKPQLALLKDLKRKKKKKEDMPKDSLAIYALKTGVLTKIPNIVSVKLPEKQASWVAYQTESIVGKNATPKGKAKKESETNGYKLVVQKLTGQTKVEFGFVTEYDFSKFGQKIVFSTTGNDSTLLSGVYVYDVATGNLQSVFQEKGKFKKLSLSQDANQVAFIADLDTNAKTLVRLPKLFYWKSGMTTAQKVVDESQSFAPAGWLLSENYQPKFSKNGQRLFFGTNPRPIVQDTSLLAEEIVNVEVWHWQDKKLQTQQKVTLEEDKKRSYLAYLNLIDMKVTQIGTKDIPQVSLDKEIANDILLMTTDVPYSQEHWDWNTKRDVYLFNLNDGSKKQIAKALQGMPSLSPNANFVTWWSLSDTAWFSYSVKMDKLVKLTDNKAIKWYEEDDDHPDLPPSYGMAGWLNDQEKPLLALYERFDIWLFDPFLASKPVQATLGRLSKTRMRAVNLDTDSKFVDLRLVTTFNETTKSEGYAKLGVNAKGVWETKKLVEEACMFSNPIKAKQSDKIIFTKQNFQQFPNIYLSDLSYKTVQKVSEANPQQAEYLWGTVELVNWQSIDNKPLQGLLYKPENFDANKKYPMIVYYYERNSDNLHNHIVPAPIRSYINYSYFTSNGYIVFVPDIIYTVGEPGKNAYNCIIPGVEKLTSQGFVNKDRIGISGHSWGGYQTAYLVTQTNIFRAAEAGAPVSNMTSAYGGIRWDSGLLRQAQYERTQSRIGGTLWEKFDKYVENSPLFFAPKVQTPLLMMHNDDDGAVPWYQGIEYYAALKRLNKPVWMLNYNGEKHGLTLRKNRKDFAKRMYQFFDHYLKDAPAPLWMTEGLPMIEKGINQKLELNK from the coding sequence ATGAAGAAACCCCTGTACGCCGCAGTGTTCCTGCTGGCATCGTTATCTGCGTATGCCCAACAGCCTCAAAGCTTGCCTCCCAATGCCAAGAAAAAATTAACTCATGATGTGTATGATGGATGGAAAGAAATTCCTGATAAACAAATTTCGCCCGACGGCAATCATATTGTTTATGCCTTGAACCCCCAAGAAGGTGATGGTCGTGTTGTAATTTATACTACCAAAACAGCCAAAGAGGATTCTGTAAGACGAGGTGCCGATATAACGCTTACCGACGATTCGCAATTTGCTGTTTTTAAGATAAAACCTCAACTAGCTTTGCTGAAAGACTTGAAACGCAAAAAGAAAAAAAAGGAGGATATGCCCAAAGACTCTTTGGCTATTTATGCTTTAAAGACGGGAGTCCTTACCAAAATCCCAAATATTGTTTCGGTTAAATTACCAGAAAAACAAGCTTCATGGGTGGCTTACCAAACAGAATCTATTGTTGGAAAAAATGCTACTCCTAAAGGTAAAGCTAAGAAGGAATCGGAAACCAATGGTTATAAATTAGTTGTACAAAAACTTACTGGACAAACCAAAGTTGAGTTTGGCTTTGTAACAGAATATGATTTTTCTAAGTTTGGTCAAAAAATAGTTTTTAGCACCACTGGCAATGATTCTACTTTACTATCGGGCGTTTATGTTTATGATGTAGCCACAGGAAATCTCCAAAGTGTTTTTCAGGAAAAAGGAAAATTCAAAAAGCTAAGTCTTTCCCAAGATGCCAATCAGGTAGCGTTTATTGCCGACCTTGATACCAATGCCAAGACACTCGTTAGGTTACCAAAGCTCTTTTATTGGAAAAGTGGTATGACTACCGCTCAAAAGGTTGTCGATGAGTCTCAGAGCTTTGCACCAGCTGGATGGCTACTTAGCGAGAATTATCAGCCTAAGTTTTCTAAAAATGGACAAAGGCTGTTTTTTGGAACAAATCCTCGTCCTATAGTACAAGACACGAGTTTGTTGGCCGAAGAGATTGTCAATGTAGAAGTTTGGCATTGGCAAGATAAAAAACTCCAAACCCAACAAAAGGTTACTTTGGAGGAAGATAAAAAACGCTCATATTTGGCATATCTCAATTTGATAGATATGAAGGTGACTCAGATTGGAACAAAAGATATTCCACAGGTAAGTTTAGATAAAGAGATTGCTAATGATATATTATTGATGACCACCGATGTACCTTATTCACAAGAACATTGGGATTGGAATACCAAAAGAGATGTGTATCTCTTTAATTTGAATGATGGGTCTAAAAAACAAATTGCAAAGGCATTACAAGGAATGCCAAGTTTGTCTCCAAACGCAAATTTTGTCACTTGGTGGTCACTTTCTGATACAGCTTGGTTTAGTTACTCTGTTAAGATGGATAAATTAGTAAAACTAACTGATAATAAGGCGATTAAGTGGTACGAAGAGGACGACGACCACCCCGACCTACCACCGTCGTATGGTATGGCAGGATGGCTAAATGACCAAGAAAAGCCCCTTTTAGCCCTTTATGAACGCTTTGACATTTGGTTATTTGACCCTTTTCTAGCATCTAAACCCGTACAAGCGACTCTCGGGCGGTTGTCGAAGACTAGAATGAGAGCCGTAAATCTGGATACCGATAGCAAATTCGTCGACCTACGATTAGTTACTACTTTTAATGAAACTACCAAGTCGGAGGGATACGCCAAACTTGGAGTAAATGCTAAAGGTGTCTGGGAAACTAAAAAATTAGTTGAAGAGGCTTGTATGTTTTCAAACCCAATCAAAGCTAAGCAGTCGGATAAGATAATCTTTACGAAACAAAACTTCCAACAATTCCCTAATATCTATTTATCGGATCTATCGTACAAAACCGTACAAAAGGTTTCAGAAGCTAACCCTCAACAAGCAGAATATTTATGGGGGACAGTTGAGTTGGTAAATTGGCAGTCTATCGACAACAAGCCATTGCAAGGATTATTGTATAAGCCCGAAAATTTTGATGCAAATAAAAAGTATCCAATGATTGTGTATTATTACGAACGCAATTCTGATAACCTTCACAATCATATTGTTCCTGCTCCAATTCGGTCGTATATCAACTATTCTTATTTTACATCAAATGGCTATATTGTATTTGTGCCTGATATAATTTATACAGTAGGAGAGCCTGGCAAAAATGCTTATAATTGTATTATTCCGGGAGTCGAAAAATTGACTAGTCAAGGATTTGTCAACAAAGACCGTATCGGAATTTCGGGGCATAGCTGGGGAGGCTATCAAACAGCCTACCTTGTAACACAAACAAATATCTTCAGAGCTGCCGAAGCTGGTGCTCCCGTTTCAAATATGACAAGTGCTTATGGTGGTATTCGTTGGGACTCAGGACTTTTACGCCAAGCTCAGTACGAAAGAACACAGTCGAGAATAGGAGGGACACTTTGGGAAAAGTTTGATAAATATGTAGAAAACTCACCACTGTTTTTTGCACCTAAAGTACAAACCCCATTATTGATGATGCATAACGACGATGACGGTGCTGTGCCATGGTATCAAGGTATTGAATATTATGCAGCCCTGAAGCGATTGAATAAACCTGTTTGGATGTTGAACTACAATGGCGAAAAGCATGGATTAACCCTTCGGAAAAATAGGAAGGATTTTGCCAAGCGGATGTATCAGTTCTTTGACCATTATTTGAAAGATGCACCTGCACCACTTTGGATGACAGAAGGTTTACCAATGATAGAAAAAGGAATAAATCAAAAATTAGAATTAAATAAATAG
- the folB gene encoding dihydroneopterin aldolase encodes MGTISLEGLEFFAYHGFYEEERKMGNRYQIDIQITTDFSEAAEKDQLKATVNYVDLYNIIAEVMKIKAKLLEHIGQLIIEKVREVYPNIDEVQVTVSKFNPPIGGVCTRAKVTLQG; translated from the coding sequence ATGGGAACAATTTCATTAGAAGGTTTAGAGTTTTTTGCCTATCATGGTTTTTATGAAGAGGAAAGGAAAATGGGAAATAGATACCAAATCGATATTCAGATTACCACCGACTTTAGTGAAGCTGCCGAAAAAGACCAACTAAAAGCTACCGTAAACTATGTAGACCTTTATAATATTATAGCAGAAGTTATGAAAATAAAGGCAAAACTTCTTGAACACATCGGACAACTGATTATCGAAAAGGTTAGAGAGGTGTATCCTAATATCGACGAAGTTCAGGTAACTGTATCCAAGTTTAACCCACCAATAGGAGGGGTTTGTACTCGTGCAAAAGTTACGCTTCAAGGATAG
- a CDS encoding LacI family DNA-binding transcriptional regulator, with protein MAHQVTIKDIARQLNISVATVSRALRDMPDIKPETRQAVLDLAKEWDYQPNVLATSLVKSRTKTLGVIVPDLGYHFFSAVVKGIEAEAFHRGYSLLLTQTGESYERELINLQTLSRGQVEGFIISLSQETSNYEHLKRLQRKGIPMVFFDRDAVEIDVSKVMVDNVGAAYEAVQHLLDNGCKKIAILAGPKNVTVSNQRLEGYKKALKDAGIQVDEALIVHGEYNLEKAIALTTQLAELNEIPDGLVVVSDRLAVGSIMALKAKGIRIPEDVAVVSFNDEPICSLITPTLSSVAQPTAEIGRMATSLLINQIEDGEEFYKPQVRVLKTELKIRESSKRYS; from the coding sequence ATGGCTCATCAAGTCACAATTAAAGATATAGCAAGGCAATTAAATATTTCTGTTGCAACGGTTTCCAGAGCTCTTCGAGATATGCCAGATATCAAGCCTGAAACCAGACAGGCCGTGCTTGACTTGGCAAAGGAGTGGGACTACCAGCCCAACGTGTTAGCTACGAGTTTGGTAAAAAGTAGAACCAAAACATTAGGTGTTATTGTACCTGACTTAGGCTACCATTTCTTTTCGGCGGTAGTAAAAGGTATAGAAGCAGAAGCCTTTCATCGTGGGTATAGCCTATTACTTACCCAAACTGGTGAATCTTACGAACGAGAATTAATCAACCTCCAAACATTATCACGAGGGCAGGTAGAAGGGTTTATTATTTCGCTGTCGCAAGAAACTTCTAATTACGAACACCTCAAGCGTTTACAAAGAAAAGGTATTCCAATGGTATTTTTCGACAGAGATGCTGTTGAAATAGATGTATCCAAAGTGATGGTTGATAATGTTGGAGCTGCCTACGAAGCCGTACAACATTTACTAGATAATGGGTGTAAAAAAATTGCGATTTTGGCAGGGCCTAAAAATGTAACGGTAAGTAACCAACGATTAGAAGGGTACAAAAAAGCACTAAAAGATGCAGGTATTCAAGTAGATGAAGCATTGATTGTTCATGGTGAGTATAATTTAGAAAAAGCCATAGCTCTAACTACGCAGTTGGCCGAACTCAATGAAATCCCCGATGGACTTGTTGTAGTAAGCGACCGCCTAGCAGTAGGTTCAATCATGGCACTAAAAGCAAAAGGTATTAGAATTCCAGAAGATGTCGCTGTCGTAAGTTTCAACGACGAACCTATCTGCTCACTAATCACACCAACCCTGAGTAGCGTGGCTCAGCCCACAGCCGAAATAGGTAGAATGGCTACTTCACTATTAATAAACCAAATAGAAGATGGCGAAGAGTTTTATAAACCACAAGTAAGGGTTTTGAAAACAGAACTCAAAATCAGAGAATCGTCTAAAAGATATAGCTAA